In Oncorhynchus masou masou isolate Uvic2021 chromosome 10, UVic_Omas_1.1, whole genome shotgun sequence, a single genomic region encodes these proteins:
- the znf142 gene encoding zinc finger protein 142 isoform X3 codes for MTNEPMETEGLCLCEKCGKEFSDSSRLSSHLCTVDFTKKGQLTRYKCPLCDEVFTMPGALKHHFQSHRREELKGPFHCSEEGCQFSTSHRLVYQEHLHSQHALTLVSCTFRSCTLAFRTRSEMEGHWRIHMPFHCPRCDFVTAHAKQLSTHGVEHDRPLAAPEGDKVPTTTGQGGNSQSALETSSGRPRRARKRNPAYVSSSQEDDEDEEETQQHNIDNRAREEVQKHKAATNINENPSKDHIMAGMEHMYHTHICPECRRCFKMRSHLLEHLHLHFPDPSLQCPTCNHYFTSKSKLRIHMLRESGQKVHRCHLCNYASVERNSLHRHLASVHSNEVGGDIHPEVYPCPTCGQSFRQSQALKSHMKSHHTTRDSQPLACFQEGCSFNTSDRKELQRHAADVHGIKAVECRHHACNAIFGSPQDMEAHYRTHLAFHCSQCDFSCSNKSLFRQHKLQGHAGDEELTCNFCPFATFNPVEFQQHVGHFHANEKIHRCHQCSFVTAHKRVLRRHMLMHSGEKPHKCNLCDFRCRDETYLSKHMLIHSDDKNHMCSECGYVTKWKHYLNVHMRKHAGDLRYQCDQCSYRCHRTDQLNSHKLRHQAKSLICEVCAYSCKRKYELRKHMLLKHSQGEGHQPPVFQCKYCPYQTCYRQALHNHENCKHTRTREFRCALCPYSTYSSTGLFIHKRKAHGYVPGDKEWQENYAEKERENSMDLLQGFYKMPAKNSVEGPIKNLQEKVAGSAVQNEHNLETVTGPKTTEMANKNSDIVQVVVDKGILACHNSTDNPEQCCTLVLTTIANTECTEMASIQGETPNSRDPTYRRPTVDPKGSNTLSQKPASASEAEEEDMAMEDCDDLNDSEDRETPLTATRQPAEAAENNTQIAEVSSAACNSSAESLAQNVDSEIRLKAMRKQDKDQAEALVLEGRVQMLVVQNEAGEASIYRCEHCSYVTRKQTSLRHHCRSLCLARWKRLKCQACGAQFKQKRGLDTHRLRKCPALQKNTRRFIGTPSAGQSGERDWGQGKSQIPDKTTTADQSEIVSCDVAPTEDSIATQPEMRGEEANLCDLTNPGGSGERESTALQKSLRKTVGKTKRQVKVGRVKRPVKMKKINEGEILGKTDKAHPVNTENDNVHSYIEDDMKFTCNTCSFTSSRLVTIERHCSTCTRKTPTKMAVRIFSSLEQDDDSNERDENIKRGSEEAVVEIKVSNPSYSPKLSCPNCLFRCKQKRALINHEKRGCLKPDEVQCEFCSFVAKSQKAMANHVLVHRKDKLSLLKKVKRSVLHCDHCPFTCKQERCMTQHVALKHEGAKPHRCRFCPFSTTRRYRLYAHESLHTGMGRHSCDVCDQTFGAASKLRQHHKRVHDKQPSHFCTLCDFSSYSLNDVGRHTLRCHTGKLLHPCSQCEARFSSDTALKQHCSRKHLSPASVACQQCDFICGSQATLKVHQQKRHPQLDCATCQETFPTREGLEEHQRTHLTQQCLLCPFATRKRQPLIQHLLDEHEDGPPEDKPLKCAICGFACRHQLVFEQHVRSHGGTRLYKCTDCQYSTRNKQKITWHIRIHTGEKPYHCEQCSYSCVDPSRLKYHMRIHQEEKKYLCPECGYKCKWMSQLKYHMTKHTGDKPYACEECEYRTNRGDALRIHRETQHCDARTFICEKCGKGFKTRFLLKTHQRKHSEERPYVCGLCRRAFRWPAGLRHHYLTHTNQQPFMCRYCPYRAKQKFQVVKHLRGHHPDQPVEQGVAKDPHALSLTLQDARLGGLEEGAGEEVEEGAREEGMEVIVPDGVEVLVQERVEEVTEDQQGEE; via the exons ATG ACAAATGAGCCAATGGAGACTGAGGGGTTGTGTCTCTGTGAAAAGTGCGGGAAGGAATTCTCCGATAGCAGCCGCCTTTCCTCTCACCTTTGCACTGTGGACTTCACCAAAAAGGGACAGTTGACCCGTTATAAGTGTCCTTTGTGCGATGAGGTCTTTACCATGCCAGGTGCACTGAAACACCACTTCCAAAGCCATCGGAGGGAGGAACTCAAAGGTCCGTTCCACTGCTCCGAGGAGGGTTGCCAGTTCAGCACCTCACACCGGTTGGTGTACCAGGAACACCTGCACTCACAGCATGCTCTCACCCTCGTCTCTTGTACCTTCCGGTCCTGCACCTTGGCATTCCGCACACGTTCTGAGATGGAGGGCCACTGGCGTATCCATATGCCTTTCCACTGTCCCCGCTGTGACTTTGTGACCGCTCATGCTAAACAGCTGAGTACCCATGGTGTGGAACATGACCGTCCACTAGCTGCACCTGAGG GTGACAAGGTGCCAACAACGACAGGCCAGGGTGGAAACAGCCAATCGGCTCTTGAGACCAGCTCTGGAAGGCCAAGAAGGGCCCGGAAACGCAATCCAGCTTATGTGTCATCATCACAAGAAGAtgatgaggatgaagaagagACACAGCAGCACAACATCGACAATAGAGCCAGAGAGGAGGTGCAAAAACACAAAGCAGCTACGAACATCAATGAGAACCCATCTAAAG ATCATATTATGGCAGGCATGGAGCATATGTATCACACTCACATCTGCCCCGAGTGCCGCCGCTGTTTCAAGATGCGCTCCCACCTGCTGGagcacctccacctccacttccCAGACCCCAGTCTCCAGTGCCCCACCTGCAACCATTACTTCACCAGCAAGAGCAAGCTGCGCATCCACATGCTTCGCGAGTCTGGCCAGAAGGTCCATCGCTGCCACCTGTGCAACTACGCCTCTGTGGAGCGCAACTCGCTCCACCGCCACCTGGCCAGTGTGCACTCCAACGAGGTTGGGGGTGACATCCACCCGGAAGTCTACCCCTGCCCCACCTGTGGCCAGAGCTTCCGCCAGAGCCAGGCGCTCAAGTCCCACATGAAGTCTCACCACACGACTCGGGACAGCCAGCCACTGGCCTGCTTCCAGGAGGGATGCTCCTTCAATACCTCTGACCGGAAGGAGCTACAGAGACACGCAGCCGATGTCCATGGAATCAAGGCCGTAGAGTGCCGCCATCATGCCTGCAACGCCATCTTTGGTAGCCCCCAGGACATGGAGGCCCATTACCGGACACACTTAGCCTTCCACTGCTCACAGTGCGACTTCTCCTGCTCCAACAAGAGCCTCTTCCGGCAGCACAAACTGCAAGGCCATGCCGGGGACGAGGAGTTGACCTGCAACTTTTGCCCCTTTGCCACGTTCAATCCTGTGGAGTTCCAGCAGCATGTCGGCCATTTCCACGCCAATGAGAAGATCCACCGGTGCCATCAGTGCAGTTTTGTCACCGCACACAAGCGGGTCCTACGACGGCACATGCTGATGCATAGTG GTGAGAAGCCCCACAAGTGTAACCTGTGTGACTTCAGGTGCCGTGATGAGACCTACCTCTCAAAACATATGCTCATCCACTCAGATGACAAGAATCATATGTGCTCTGAGTGTGGATATGTCACCAAATGGAAACACTACCTGAATGTGCACATGCGCAAACATGCTGGTGACCTCAG GTACCAGTGTGACCAGTGCTCCTACCGTTGTCACCGCACGGACCAACTGAACAGCCACAAACTCCGACACCAGGCCAAATCACTGATATGTGAAGTCTGTGCATATTCCTGCAAGCGCAAGTACGAGCTTCGCAAGCACATGCTCCTCAAGCACTCTCAGGGAGAGGGCCATCAGCCTCCAGTCTTCCAGTGCAAGTACTGTCCCTATCAGACATGCTACCGCCAGGCTCTGCACAACCACGAGAACTGCAAACATACCCGGACTCGAGAGTTCCGCTGTGCCCTCTGCCCCTACTCCACTTACAGCAGCACCGGCCTCTTCATCCACAAGAGGAAGGCTCATGGATACGTGCCTGGCGATAAGGAGTGGCAAGAGAACTatgcagagaaggagagggagaactCTATGGACCTACTGCAGGGCTTCTACAAAATGCCAGCCAAGAACTCTGTAGAAGGTCCTATCAAGAACCTACAGGAGAAAGTCGCTGGCTCTGCTGTTCAAAATGAACACAACCTAGAAACTGTAACTGGCCCCAAAACCACAGAAATGGCAAATAAAAATTCTGATATTGTCCAAGTGGTAGTTGACAAAGGGATTCTGGCATGTCACAATTCAACAGATAATCCAGAGCAATGCTGTACATTAGTTTTGACAACAATAGCTAACACAGAGTGCACTGAGATGGCATCCATACAGGGTGAGACGCCAAACAGCAGAGACCCAACTTACAGAAGACCCACAGTGGACCCTAAAGGATCTAACACCCTGAGCCAAAAGCCAGCATCTGCAAGTGAGGCGGAGGAAGAGGACATGGCTATGGAGGATTGCGATGACCTAAACGATTCAGAAGACAGAGAAACTCCTTTAACCGCTACAAGGCAACCGGCAGAGGCTGCAGAGAACAACACACAGATAGCGGAGGTGTCTAGCGCAGCTTGCAACTCATCCGCCGAATCATTGGCGCAAAACGTTGACTCTGAGATTCGTCTGAAGGCCATGAGGAAGCAAGACAAGGACCAGGCGGAGGCTCTGGTCTTGGAAGGCCGGGTTCAAATGCTGGTGGTGCAGAATGAGGCCGGAGAGGCTAGCATATACCGGTGCGAACACTGCTCCTACGTGACTCGCAAGCAGACCTCTCTCCGACACCACTGCCGTTCCCTCTGCCTCGCCAGGTGGAAGAGACTCAAGTGCCAAGCCTGTGGGGCGCAGTTCAAACAGAAGAGAGGCCTGGACACCCACCGCCTTAGGAAGTGTCCCGCTCTGCAGAAGAACACCAGGAGGTTCATTGGCACTCCCTCTGCTGGACAGTCTGGAGAAAGGGACTGGGGTCAGGGTAAATCCCAGATCCCTGATAAAACCACAACCGCCGATCAATCAGAGATAGTATCTTGTGATGTTGCGCCAACCGAAGATTCCATAGCCACACAACcagaaatgagaggagaggaagcaaACTTGTGCGATTTGACCAATCCCGGAGGCTCGGGTGAGAGAGAATCTACAGCACTACAGAAAAGCCTAAGGAAGACAGTTGGAAAGACAAAAAGGCAAGTGAAAGTTGGCAGGGTAAAGAGACCTGTGAAGATGAAAAAGATCAATGAGGGGGAAATCTTAGGAAAGACAGACAAAGCCCATCCTGTGAACACAGAGAATGACAATGTGCATAGCTATATAGAAGATGACATGAAATTCACTTGCAATACGTGCAGTTTCACGTCCTCCAGGCTTGTGACGATAGAGCGCCACTGCTCGACGTGCACAAGAAAAACTCCCACAAAGATGGCTGTCCGAATTTTTAGCTCTCTGGAGCAGGATGATGACAGCAATGAGAGGGATGAGAATATTAAAAGGGGTTCTGAAGAAGCTGTGGTTGAGATAAAGGTATCAAATCCAAGCTATTCTCCTAAATTGTCCTGTCCCAACTGTCTTTTCAGGTGCAAACAGAAGAGAGCACTGATCAACCACGAGAAGCGAGGCTGCCTGAAGCCAGACGAGGTGCAGTGCGAATTCTGCTCGTTTGTGGCCAAGTCACAGAAAGCTATGGCTAACCATGTACTGGTCCATCGGAAAGACAAGTTATCGCTCTTAAAAAAGGTCaaaaggtcagttttgcattgcGACCATTGCCCCTTTACTTGTAAGCAAGAGCGTTGCATGACCCAGCACGTGGCTCTGAAGCACGAAGGTGCCAAGCCCCACCGCTGCCGCTTCTGCCCGTTCAGCACCACACGGCGCTACCGCCTATATGCCCATGAATCTCTTCACACCGGCATGGGCCGCCACAGCTGCGACGTCTGCGACCAGACCTTTGGCGCTGCCTCCAAACTCCGCCAGCATCACAAGCGTGTCCACGACAAACAGCCCTCTCATTTCTGCACCCTGTGCGACTTCAGCAGCTACTCTCTCAACGATGTCGGACGACATACCCTCCGCTGCCACACAGGGAAGCTCCTGCACCCCTGCAGCCAATGTGAGGCACGCTTTAGCTCCGACACAGCGCTCAAGCAGCACTGCAGCCGCAAACACCTGAGCCCCGCCAGCGTAGCGTGCCAACAATGTGACTTCATCTGTGGCAGCCAGGCCACCCTCAAGGTCCACCAGCAGAAAAGGCACCCTCAGCTGGACTGTGCCACCTGCCAGGAGACCTTCCCCACCCGGGAGGGCCTGGAGGAGCACCAGAGGACCCACCTCACCCAGCAGTGCCTGCTTTGCCCCTTTGCCACCCGTAAGAGGCAGCCACTCATCCAGCACCTTCTCGACGAGCATGAGGATGGCCCCCCAGAGGACAAGCCACTGAAGTGTGCCATCTGTGGCTTCGCCTGTCGCCACCAATTGGTCTTTGAGCAGCACGTTCGCTCCCACGGGGGTACCCGCCTTTACAAGTGCACAGACTGCCAGTACTCGACTCGCAACAAGCAGAAAATCACATGGCACATTCgcatacacacaggggagaagccctaCCATTGTGAGCAGTGCAGCTACTCCTGCGTAGATCCATCAAGGCTAAAG TATCACATGAGGATCCACCAGGAGGAGAAGAAGTACCTCTGTCCTGAGTGTGGCTACAAATGCAAGTGGATGAGCCAATTGAAGTATCACATGACCAAACATACAG GGGATAAGCCATATGCGTGCGAGGAGTGTGAGTACCGCACTAACCGTGGTGACGCCCTCCGCATCCACAGGGAGACGCAGCACTGCGACGCTCGCACCTTTATCTGCGAGAAGTGTGGCAAAGGCTTCAAGACGCGCTTCCTCCTTAAGACCCACCAGCGTAAACACAGCGAGGAGCGGCCTTACGTGTGCGGCCTGTGCCGCAGGGCCTTCCGTTGGCCAGCCGGCCTCCGCCACCACTACCTCACCCACACCAACCAGCAGCCTTTCATGTGCCGCTACTGCCCCTACCGTGCCAAGCAGAAGTTCCAGGTGGTCAAGCACCTCCGGGGACACCACCCGGACCAGCCTGTGGAGCAAGGGGTGGCCAAGGATCCCCACGCCCTCAGCCTAACCCTGCAGGATGCCCGTCTGGGGGGGCTGGAGGAGGGGgctggggaggaggtggaggagggagctcgagaggaggggatggaggtgaTTGTACCGGATGGGGTGGAGGTGTTGGTgcaagagagggtggaggaggtcaCAGAAGACCAGCAAGGTGAGGAGTAA
- the znf142 gene encoding zinc finger protein 142 isoform X1: protein MTNEPMETEGLCLCEKCGKEFSDSSRLSSHLCTVDFTKKGQLTRYKCPLCDEVFTMPGALKHHFQSHRREELKGPFHCSEEGCQFSTSHRLVYQEHLHSQHALTLVSCTFRSCTLAFRTRSEMEGHWRIHMPFHCPRCDFVTAHAKQLSTHGVEHDRPLAAPEGDKVPTTTGQGGNSQSALETSSGRPRRARKRNPAYVSSSQEDDEDEEETQQHNIDNRAREEVQKHKAATNINENPSKGSVGSLVLRCCSSLLCSGPFKFSGEVGFCQVIKYQINVVLTILLKITLNQVYASKSRSTFTYKEISCSVTFVSLQKITPTSPPCPEDHIMAGMEHMYHTHICPECRRCFKMRSHLLEHLHLHFPDPSLQCPTCNHYFTSKSKLRIHMLRESGQKVHRCHLCNYASVERNSLHRHLASVHSNEVGGDIHPEVYPCPTCGQSFRQSQALKSHMKSHHTTRDSQPLACFQEGCSFNTSDRKELQRHAADVHGIKAVECRHHACNAIFGSPQDMEAHYRTHLAFHCSQCDFSCSNKSLFRQHKLQGHAGDEELTCNFCPFATFNPVEFQQHVGHFHANEKIHRCHQCSFVTAHKRVLRRHMLMHSGEKPHKCNLCDFRCRDETYLSKHMLIHSDDKNHMCSECGYVTKWKHYLNVHMRKHAGDLRYQCDQCSYRCHRTDQLNSHKLRHQAKSLICEVCAYSCKRKYELRKHMLLKHSQGEGHQPPVFQCKYCPYQTCYRQALHNHENCKHTRTREFRCALCPYSTYSSTGLFIHKRKAHGYVPGDKEWQENYAEKERENSMDLLQGFYKMPAKNSVEGPIKNLQEKVAGSAVQNEHNLETVTGPKTTEMANKNSDIVQVVVDKGILACHNSTDNPEQCCTLVLTTIANTECTEMASIQGETPNSRDPTYRRPTVDPKGSNTLSQKPASASEAEEEDMAMEDCDDLNDSEDRETPLTATRQPAEAAENNTQIAEVSSAACNSSAESLAQNVDSEIRLKAMRKQDKDQAEALVLEGRVQMLVVQNEAGEASIYRCEHCSYVTRKQTSLRHHCRSLCLARWKRLKCQACGAQFKQKRGLDTHRLRKCPALQKNTRRFIGTPSAGQSGERDWGQGKSQIPDKTTTADQSEIVSCDVAPTEDSIATQPEMRGEEANLCDLTNPGGSGERESTALQKSLRKTVGKTKRQVKVGRVKRPVKMKKINEGEILGKTDKAHPVNTENDNVHSYIEDDMKFTCNTCSFTSSRLVTIERHCSTCTRKTPTKMAVRIFSSLEQDDDSNERDENIKRGSEEAVVEIKVSNPSYSPKLSCPNCLFRCKQKRALINHEKRGCLKPDEVQCEFCSFVAKSQKAMANHVLVHRKDKLSLLKKVKRSVLHCDHCPFTCKQERCMTQHVALKHEGAKPHRCRFCPFSTTRRYRLYAHESLHTGMGRHSCDVCDQTFGAASKLRQHHKRVHDKQPSHFCTLCDFSSYSLNDVGRHTLRCHTGKLLHPCSQCEARFSSDTALKQHCSRKHLSPASVACQQCDFICGSQATLKVHQQKRHPQLDCATCQETFPTREGLEEHQRTHLTQQCLLCPFATRKRQPLIQHLLDEHEDGPPEDKPLKCAICGFACRHQLVFEQHVRSHGGTRLYKCTDCQYSTRNKQKITWHIRIHTGEKPYHCEQCSYSCVDPSRLKYHMRIHQEEKKYLCPECGYKCKWMSQLKYHMTKHTGDKPYACEECEYRTNRGDALRIHRETQHCDARTFICEKCGKGFKTRFLLKTHQRKHSEERPYVCGLCRRAFRWPAGLRHHYLTHTNQQPFMCRYCPYRAKQKFQVVKHLRGHHPDQPVEQGVAKDPHALSLTLQDARLGGLEEGAGEEVEEGAREEGMEVIVPDGVEVLVQERVEEVTEDQQGEE, encoded by the exons ATG ACAAATGAGCCAATGGAGACTGAGGGGTTGTGTCTCTGTGAAAAGTGCGGGAAGGAATTCTCCGATAGCAGCCGCCTTTCCTCTCACCTTTGCACTGTGGACTTCACCAAAAAGGGACAGTTGACCCGTTATAAGTGTCCTTTGTGCGATGAGGTCTTTACCATGCCAGGTGCACTGAAACACCACTTCCAAAGCCATCGGAGGGAGGAACTCAAAGGTCCGTTCCACTGCTCCGAGGAGGGTTGCCAGTTCAGCACCTCACACCGGTTGGTGTACCAGGAACACCTGCACTCACAGCATGCTCTCACCCTCGTCTCTTGTACCTTCCGGTCCTGCACCTTGGCATTCCGCACACGTTCTGAGATGGAGGGCCACTGGCGTATCCATATGCCTTTCCACTGTCCCCGCTGTGACTTTGTGACCGCTCATGCTAAACAGCTGAGTACCCATGGTGTGGAACATGACCGTCCACTAGCTGCACCTGAGG GTGACAAGGTGCCAACAACGACAGGCCAGGGTGGAAACAGCCAATCGGCTCTTGAGACCAGCTCTGGAAGGCCAAGAAGGGCCCGGAAACGCAATCCAGCTTATGTGTCATCATCACAAGAAGAtgatgaggatgaagaagagACACAGCAGCACAACATCGACAATAGAGCCAGAGAGGAGGTGCAAAAACACAAAGCAGCTACGAACATCAATGAGAACCCATCTAAAGGTAGTGTGGGATCTCTAGTCCTGCGTTGTTGTTCTTCTCTTCTGTGTTCAGGACCATTCAAGTTTTCTGGTGAGGTAGGGTTTTGCCAGGTCATCAAATATCAGATAAATGTTGTGCTAACCATACTTTTGAAAATCACTTTAAATCAGGTTTATGCCAGTAAATCTAGGTCTACATTTACATACAAGGAAATAAGTTGTTCTGTTACATTTGTTTCATTACAAAAGATAACACCCACATCTCCTCCCTGTCCTGAAGATCATATTATGGCAGGCATGGAGCATATGTATCACACTCACATCTGCCCCGAGTGCCGCCGCTGTTTCAAGATGCGCTCCCACCTGCTGGagcacctccacctccacttccCAGACCCCAGTCTCCAGTGCCCCACCTGCAACCATTACTTCACCAGCAAGAGCAAGCTGCGCATCCACATGCTTCGCGAGTCTGGCCAGAAGGTCCATCGCTGCCACCTGTGCAACTACGCCTCTGTGGAGCGCAACTCGCTCCACCGCCACCTGGCCAGTGTGCACTCCAACGAGGTTGGGGGTGACATCCACCCGGAAGTCTACCCCTGCCCCACCTGTGGCCAGAGCTTCCGCCAGAGCCAGGCGCTCAAGTCCCACATGAAGTCTCACCACACGACTCGGGACAGCCAGCCACTGGCCTGCTTCCAGGAGGGATGCTCCTTCAATACCTCTGACCGGAAGGAGCTACAGAGACACGCAGCCGATGTCCATGGAATCAAGGCCGTAGAGTGCCGCCATCATGCCTGCAACGCCATCTTTGGTAGCCCCCAGGACATGGAGGCCCATTACCGGACACACTTAGCCTTCCACTGCTCACAGTGCGACTTCTCCTGCTCCAACAAGAGCCTCTTCCGGCAGCACAAACTGCAAGGCCATGCCGGGGACGAGGAGTTGACCTGCAACTTTTGCCCCTTTGCCACGTTCAATCCTGTGGAGTTCCAGCAGCATGTCGGCCATTTCCACGCCAATGAGAAGATCCACCGGTGCCATCAGTGCAGTTTTGTCACCGCACACAAGCGGGTCCTACGACGGCACATGCTGATGCATAGTG GTGAGAAGCCCCACAAGTGTAACCTGTGTGACTTCAGGTGCCGTGATGAGACCTACCTCTCAAAACATATGCTCATCCACTCAGATGACAAGAATCATATGTGCTCTGAGTGTGGATATGTCACCAAATGGAAACACTACCTGAATGTGCACATGCGCAAACATGCTGGTGACCTCAG GTACCAGTGTGACCAGTGCTCCTACCGTTGTCACCGCACGGACCAACTGAACAGCCACAAACTCCGACACCAGGCCAAATCACTGATATGTGAAGTCTGTGCATATTCCTGCAAGCGCAAGTACGAGCTTCGCAAGCACATGCTCCTCAAGCACTCTCAGGGAGAGGGCCATCAGCCTCCAGTCTTCCAGTGCAAGTACTGTCCCTATCAGACATGCTACCGCCAGGCTCTGCACAACCACGAGAACTGCAAACATACCCGGACTCGAGAGTTCCGCTGTGCCCTCTGCCCCTACTCCACTTACAGCAGCACCGGCCTCTTCATCCACAAGAGGAAGGCTCATGGATACGTGCCTGGCGATAAGGAGTGGCAAGAGAACTatgcagagaaggagagggagaactCTATGGACCTACTGCAGGGCTTCTACAAAATGCCAGCCAAGAACTCTGTAGAAGGTCCTATCAAGAACCTACAGGAGAAAGTCGCTGGCTCTGCTGTTCAAAATGAACACAACCTAGAAACTGTAACTGGCCCCAAAACCACAGAAATGGCAAATAAAAATTCTGATATTGTCCAAGTGGTAGTTGACAAAGGGATTCTGGCATGTCACAATTCAACAGATAATCCAGAGCAATGCTGTACATTAGTTTTGACAACAATAGCTAACACAGAGTGCACTGAGATGGCATCCATACAGGGTGAGACGCCAAACAGCAGAGACCCAACTTACAGAAGACCCACAGTGGACCCTAAAGGATCTAACACCCTGAGCCAAAAGCCAGCATCTGCAAGTGAGGCGGAGGAAGAGGACATGGCTATGGAGGATTGCGATGACCTAAACGATTCAGAAGACAGAGAAACTCCTTTAACCGCTACAAGGCAACCGGCAGAGGCTGCAGAGAACAACACACAGATAGCGGAGGTGTCTAGCGCAGCTTGCAACTCATCCGCCGAATCATTGGCGCAAAACGTTGACTCTGAGATTCGTCTGAAGGCCATGAGGAAGCAAGACAAGGACCAGGCGGAGGCTCTGGTCTTGGAAGGCCGGGTTCAAATGCTGGTGGTGCAGAATGAGGCCGGAGAGGCTAGCATATACCGGTGCGAACACTGCTCCTACGTGACTCGCAAGCAGACCTCTCTCCGACACCACTGCCGTTCCCTCTGCCTCGCCAGGTGGAAGAGACTCAAGTGCCAAGCCTGTGGGGCGCAGTTCAAACAGAAGAGAGGCCTGGACACCCACCGCCTTAGGAAGTGTCCCGCTCTGCAGAAGAACACCAGGAGGTTCATTGGCACTCCCTCTGCTGGACAGTCTGGAGAAAGGGACTGGGGTCAGGGTAAATCCCAGATCCCTGATAAAACCACAACCGCCGATCAATCAGAGATAGTATCTTGTGATGTTGCGCCAACCGAAGATTCCATAGCCACACAACcagaaatgagaggagaggaagcaaACTTGTGCGATTTGACCAATCCCGGAGGCTCGGGTGAGAGAGAATCTACAGCACTACAGAAAAGCCTAAGGAAGACAGTTGGAAAGACAAAAAGGCAAGTGAAAGTTGGCAGGGTAAAGAGACCTGTGAAGATGAAAAAGATCAATGAGGGGGAAATCTTAGGAAAGACAGACAAAGCCCATCCTGTGAACACAGAGAATGACAATGTGCATAGCTATATAGAAGATGACATGAAATTCACTTGCAATACGTGCAGTTTCACGTCCTCCAGGCTTGTGACGATAGAGCGCCACTGCTCGACGTGCACAAGAAAAACTCCCACAAAGATGGCTGTCCGAATTTTTAGCTCTCTGGAGCAGGATGATGACAGCAATGAGAGGGATGAGAATATTAAAAGGGGTTCTGAAGAAGCTGTGGTTGAGATAAAGGTATCAAATCCAAGCTATTCTCCTAAATTGTCCTGTCCCAACTGTCTTTTCAGGTGCAAACAGAAGAGAGCACTGATCAACCACGAGAAGCGAGGCTGCCTGAAGCCAGACGAGGTGCAGTGCGAATTCTGCTCGTTTGTGGCCAAGTCACAGAAAGCTATGGCTAACCATGTACTGGTCCATCGGAAAGACAAGTTATCGCTCTTAAAAAAGGTCaaaaggtcagttttgcattgcGACCATTGCCCCTTTACTTGTAAGCAAGAGCGTTGCATGACCCAGCACGTGGCTCTGAAGCACGAAGGTGCCAAGCCCCACCGCTGCCGCTTCTGCCCGTTCAGCACCACACGGCGCTACCGCCTATATGCCCATGAATCTCTTCACACCGGCATGGGCCGCCACAGCTGCGACGTCTGCGACCAGACCTTTGGCGCTGCCTCCAAACTCCGCCAGCATCACAAGCGTGTCCACGACAAACAGCCCTCTCATTTCTGCACCCTGTGCGACTTCAGCAGCTACTCTCTCAACGATGTCGGACGACATACCCTCCGCTGCCACACAGGGAAGCTCCTGCACCCCTGCAGCCAATGTGAGGCACGCTTTAGCTCCGACACAGCGCTCAAGCAGCACTGCAGCCGCAAACACCTGAGCCCCGCCAGCGTAGCGTGCCAACAATGTGACTTCATCTGTGGCAGCCAGGCCACCCTCAAGGTCCACCAGCAGAAAAGGCACCCTCAGCTGGACTGTGCCACCTGCCAGGAGACCTTCCCCACCCGGGAGGGCCTGGAGGAGCACCAGAGGACCCACCTCACCCAGCAGTGCCTGCTTTGCCCCTTTGCCACCCGTAAGAGGCAGCCACTCATCCAGCACCTTCTCGACGAGCATGAGGATGGCCCCCCAGAGGACAAGCCACTGAAGTGTGCCATCTGTGGCTTCGCCTGTCGCCACCAATTGGTCTTTGAGCAGCACGTTCGCTCCCACGGGGGTACCCGCCTTTACAAGTGCACAGACTGCCAGTACTCGACTCGCAACAAGCAGAAAATCACATGGCACATTCgcatacacacaggggagaagccctaCCATTGTGAGCAGTGCAGCTACTCCTGCGTAGATCCATCAAGGCTAAAG TATCACATGAGGATCCACCAGGAGGAGAAGAAGTACCTCTGTCCTGAGTGTGGCTACAAATGCAAGTGGATGAGCCAATTGAAGTATCACATGACCAAACATACAG GGGATAAGCCATATGCGTGCGAGGAGTGTGAGTACCGCACTAACCGTGGTGACGCCCTCCGCATCCACAGGGAGACGCAGCACTGCGACGCTCGCACCTTTATCTGCGAGAAGTGTGGCAAAGGCTTCAAGACGCGCTTCCTCCTTAAGACCCACCAGCGTAAACACAGCGAGGAGCGGCCTTACGTGTGCGGCCTGTGCCGCAGGGCCTTCCGTTGGCCAGCCGGCCTCCGCCACCACTACCTCACCCACACCAACCAGCAGCCTTTCATGTGCCGCTACTGCCCCTACCGTGCCAAGCAGAAGTTCCAGGTGGTCAAGCACCTCCGGGGACACCACCCGGACCAGCCTGTGGAGCAAGGGGTGGCCAAGGATCCCCACGCCCTCAGCCTAACCCTGCAGGATGCCCGTCTGGGGGGGCTGGAGGAGGGGgctggggaggaggtggaggagggagctcgagaggaggggatggaggtgaTTGTACCGGATGGGGTGGAGGTGTTGGTgcaagagagggtggaggaggtcaCAGAAGACCAGCAAGGTGAGGAGTAA